CAATGCTACCAGATAGCAAGAGAAGCAGGGACCAGTCGGGAGAATGAACCCCTCCCCGAATCCACCCATGCGCTCGACCAATAGCAGTCACTGTATCCGGCGGACAGAGATCCCCCGGCAGCAGATCCCTTACAAACAGTACAAATTTCAGAAGAAGATTCTCATCTTACTATATAAGTTCCCTTTTAACGCCCGAAGAAACCCAGAGCATCCAAGACATCCTCCGACAAAACCATGACGTTTTCGCATGGACACActctgatatgaagggaattcaccCCTCGATAGTCTCGCATAAGCTTAACATTTTACCAATGGCAAAACCCATCCGGCAAAAGGTCAGACGTTTTCACCCGGACAGACAAAAAGTCATCCGGATGGAGATTGACAAACTACTGGAGGCCAGattcatcaaagaagtggaatATCCAgactggttggcaaatgtagtaGTCGTACCCAAGAAAGAGGGCAAATGGCGGGTCTGCGTCGACTATACCAACCTCAATAAAGCATGcccaaaagacagtttccctTTGCCACGAATAGATCAGATTGTGGATTCTACCGCCGGGCAAGGGATGCTCTCCTTTCTGGACGCTTTCTCCGGAtatcaccaaatccccatggcccCAGATGATCAAGAAAAAACAGCCTTCATAACGCCACATGGACTTTActgttacaaagtcatgccatttggtCTCAAAAACGCTGGCGCCACTTATCAAAGACTGatgacaaagatattcaaacctCTAATTGGCCGCACAGTGGAAGTGTATATTGATGACGTCGTGGTCAAAAGCAAAACTCGTGAAGAGCATGTTCTCCACTTACAAGAAGTTTTCCACCTCTTAAGGAAGTTCGACATGAAGTTGAACCCTTCCAAATGCGCCTTTGGCGTGAGTGCTGGGAAATTCCTAGGCTTTATGGTCAGTCAAAGGGGAATAGAGGTGAGCCCAGAACAAGTCAAGGCAGTCGTAGAGACGTCACCCCCAGGAACAAAAAGGAATTACAACGCCTCACAGGCAAGCTTGTCGCTCTAGGACGTTTTATAGCCCGTTTCACCGATGAGCTACAGCCCTTCTTCCTGGCAATCCGTAAAGCAGGACCCAGCGGATGGACAGACAGCTGTCAAAacgcttttgaaaaaatcaagcaacGCCTCATGCAACCACCCATCCTAAGCAGCCCCATCCCCAGAGAAAAACTGTATGTGTACCTGGCTGTCTCAGAGTGGGCAGTTAGCGCTGTCTTATTCCGCTGCCCATCGCCCAAGGAGCAGAAACCCATCTACTACATCAGCAGAGCGTTGGCAGATGTTGAAACCAGATATTCAAAGATAGAACTGACGGCCTTAGCTCTTCGAAGTGCCGCCCAGAAACTCCGCCCTTATTTTCAAGCACACCCAGTGGTCGTATTAACTGACCAACCCCTTCGCAATATCTTACACAAGCCGGACCTAACCGGgagaatgcttcaatgggccatagagtTGAGTGAATTTGGAATAGAGTTCCAACCCAGATTGTCCATAAAAGGCCAAGTAATGGCTGACTTCGTGTTGGAATACTCTCGAAAGCCCATCCAACATGACGAATCAAGCGAAAAACAATGGTGGACATTGCGGGTTGATGGAGCCTCACGATCATCCGGCTCCGGAGTAGGGCTCCTCCTACAATCCCCAACCGGAGAACAGCTGGAGCAAGCCATCCGGCTGGGGTTCCAAgcctctaacaatgaagcaGAGTATGAGGCCATCCTATCCGGATTGGATCTCGCCCTGGCTTTATCCGTCTCTAGGCTTCGAGTCTATAGCGATTCCCAACTCGTGGTAAGACACGTTCAAAACGAATACGAAGCCAAAGATGAGCGCATGGCACAATACTTAAACAAAGTAAAAGATACTTTGCAACGATTCACAGAGTGgacaattgaaaaaatcagGCGGAACGAAAATGCGCGCGCCGACGCCCTGGCAGGTATAGCTGCCTCCCTTCCCACCAAAGAAGCAATACTACTGCCTATATATTTACAAGCCAAACCTTCCATCACGGAAACCTCCACTTGCAACACCATTAAGGCAGGCGAAACAGATGACGAAGGGTGGATGAAAGATATCATTGAATACCTCCGAACAGGCACCCTGCCTGAAGAATCTAAACAAGCACACAAGATCCGGGTGCAAGCCGCCCGCTTCACCCTGGTTAAAGGGCACCTGTACAAGCGATCCTTTACAGGCCCCTACCTCAGATGTTTGAAACATTCAGAAGTACTTTATGTATTAGCTGAGTTGCACGAGGGAGTATGTGGGAACCATGCTGGAGGGCGATCACTGGCACATAGAGCCCATTCGCAAGGTTATTACTGGCCTACGATGAAAAAAGACGCGGCAGCATACGTCAAAAAATGCGACAAATGTCAAAGGCACGCCCCCATACTACACATGCCATCGGGAGAGTTGAAAACGATCTCAGGTCCATGGCCCTTTGCACagtggggcatggacatagtaggacctCTACCAGCCGCACCTGCCCAGAAGAAATTCCTGCTTGTCGCCACAGACTACTTCAGTAAGTGGGTAGAAGCCGAAGCAtatgctagcatcaaagacaaGGATGTCACCAAATTCGTATGGAAGAACATCATTTGTCGCTTCGGAATTCCCCAAACAATCATAGCAGACAACGGTCCACAGTTTGATAGCAAGATTTTCCGAAAGTTCTGTTCAGAACTCAATATTCGGAACTCATATTCTACACCACGCTATCCTCAAAGTAATGGGCAAGCGGAGGCCACAAACAAGACTCTAGTCACTGCCTTGAAGAAAAGACTCgagcaagccaaaggaaaatgggtggaggagctacccggcgtcctatgggcttatcgaaccacacccggacgtCCAACAGGCAATACTCCCTTCGCCCTCGCATACGGAATGGACGCAATCATTCCCACCGAAATTGGCCTACCCACTATCCGAACCGAAATAGGAAGGCAGGATGATGCAAATGTAGAATTAGGGAAATTTGGACTGGGCGGacgaaataagagaaactgcagCCATCCGGATGGCAGACTATCAGCAAAGGGCATCAGCTCACTACAATCGCAAAGTAAAGCCCAGAAGCTTCAAAAATGGTACGCTAgtccttagaaaagtttttgaaaatactgctGACATAGGGGCAGGAAAGTTCCAAGCCAATTGGGAAGGCCCCTACATAGTATCTAAAacaagtgaaagtggagcctATCATCTACAGAAGTTGGATGGAACCCCATTACAGcgaccatggaatgtatctaatTTAAAGCAGTATTACCAGTGAAAGATGAggcaaaaaatagaaatacaaaatgaataggtgtatttttattgatatttgtgGAATGAATCATACACAAAAAGACCTCCGGACTACAAAGGTATAGAAAGAAGATAGTAGATTTTCTTTCACAAAAAGGAAAAGCTGTCATTGAGCAGGTTTGCTGTGCAGTTTCTCCAATTCACCCGGAGGAATTGAAGGAACGTCCCGTTTGatgccatgtttcttcatacagCAGCGGTAGCCGAACAAGTACATTTCATCAACTTGCTTCTGGTACTCCGCTTCAAGTTCCCCCCTCTCCGCAGCAAATTCACCCTCCAGCTCTTCCTTTTGCGTTGACAAACGCAACTGCAACTCTTCTCTCTGCCGTCTCTCAATAGACACCTCTGTCCGGAGGTGCCTCACCTCCCTCCTCAAAAGAGCCATCTCCTCCTCCGCCTCAAACAGGCGAACTTCCATAGAATCCTCCCGGCTCTTTACCTCAGCAACCTCCTCTCGAAGAACCTCGTTCTTCTCTCGAAGAACCTCGTTCTCCTCCCGAAGAACCTTGTTCTCCTCTCGAGCAGTAGATGAACTGGCTTCAGCCTGCTCCACTCTCAAGCGCAatttctcttcatcattttttcgcTGAGACACAAAAGATTTTGTATACTCAGCAGTCTCCAGCAGGTCAGAAAGAAGATTGCGTTGAAGAACCATACCGCGAAGGCCACTCACCAGCTGTAGGAAAAtactcaaacaaaaaaaaccaagttACAAATCACACGACAAGCGCATCAGCATGACGAAggaattaaaaagtaaattatacCGTCTCTACTGTCTCGAACATCAGGGCTGAAGGTACCCCAGCGTCTGCAACAGAGGGAATCTGTTTTAGCTTCTCTTCCATCTCCGCATAACTGAAAGGGTTAGCAGGGATGAAAGTGGCATCATCAAAAGGACCCTCTCCCAAGGAGGCATTGAGAGTGATTCCTCCTCCGGAACCACACCTTCAACATTCTCAACCGGCTGGGCCTCTCTGGGTGGAACCTCAGCCGGAGCCAGAACCGGAACCTCAGCCGGAGCCAGAACCGGAACCTCAGCCGGAGCCAGAATTGGAACCTCAGCCGGCACCAGCGCTGGGACGGCCGGGCTCTCTTCCGTCATCTCCACTACATCGCCTTCCGGATGACCCTCCGGGACGGATGAACAGCTGACTTCGATACCTTCTGTGAACCGGCCCTGAAGCCGCCCAGCGAGGCCAGACTTCAAGTCGCGTACCAGACGCAACCTTCTCCTAGTTGGCCCCTTCACAGGCACAAGAGGACGAGGGCTTGGCTCATGTACAGGCAACTCCTGGCTATCTGCCCCCATCTCTCCTGTTGGGGGTGTAACAGGAGGCAAGTCGGCAACCTCATCCGGGTGAGCTGAGCCGGGTTGATTTATTGAAGCTGCTTCCTCAGCCAGAAGAGCCATCCGAACGTCTGGCGCCACCGAGGGCCCTGAAAGATTAAGGCCCCTAATAAATTCGAAAGTGGTTGAGACAGAGGACGGGAGAGGATTTTCCGGCTCTTCAATATTACATTCTTTTTCATAGCCAATGGGAGGGGGTACAAACTCTTTTGGAGGAGTTGGGATTTTTATTGCCTTACCCTTACTTTTTTtactcagcttcttcttcttttttgctgGAGCACCAGCAGGCGGAGAGGACGCAGTCCGTTTCCCACCCGGAGCCTTCCGCAGAAGCCCTTCTTGTCTTTTCTTCTCCCGATCGTTGAGAAGGGCCTTGCGTTTCCGGGCATCTGCCTTCCGTACCCCCTCATAGAAAGGAAGGTCTTCAAGAATAAAGTGCTCCCCGACTACCACTTCTTCAGGCAGCCGCCTGGGAAGTATGTTCAGCACGTATGCCTGAGGCTGCTGGACGATCAAGCGGAGGTTCTGCGCAGAAAGAAGCAGTTCGCATCTCCGCTCGGCTGAAGTTATTTCAAAAAGCTTGTTCAAACGATCGAACGAAGCCTTCTCCACCCACTCCACCAGTTTTCCTCTCTTATCCTGGTCTACACCCAAGAAAGCAGAATATGTCAGCCACCTAAAAACAATGCTGACTTACAAACTATGCAAAGGCAGAAAGTAGCTTAGCTATACCTGGAATCTTCAGTGACTGATTGGGAACAAAGGGCCTGTCCGGATGCTCAGACAAACCTGCCCATACGCCCTTGACCAGCACCTGCCCCTTGGCGGCCTTTTTATTCGAATCTGGTAGGTTTGTCACCAGTTGCAGGGATGGAAGGCTGGCGACGAAGCTGAAGATGTTACTCTTCACTTTCTTGATCGAGTAAACGAAAAGAACCTCCAGTAATGAGAGGTCCAAGTTGAACAGCATGCTCAGGATGCtgcaccccatcagcacccggATCATGTTGGGATGTACGTACACTGGAGGAATCTGGGTGAAATGCAGAAATTCCTTGAGCAGAGACGGGACAGGGAATCGAAGCCCAGCATTAAACTGCTCCTTGGTAAAGAGTATCGCGTTATTTTCCGGCTTCTCAGGCAACACGCCCTCTCCATCAAACAGCTCTACAGACACGCCATTAGGAACGCAAAACCGATCGCGAAATTCTTTTACATCCAACTTTTCTACAGACTTTTCAGCACGAGCGTCACCAGACGGGCGAGCTGAAGTAACTTCCTTGGTAGCAGACATTTTCCAGTACAAAGATGAAGCACAATCTGCATGAAAGAAACCCAGCAAGTCAAACAAGCGAAATCGACCCCACAAAACCTCAAGCCCTACCCCACAGGAGATTCCATACCCCACCAAAACGCAAAAAAGCGCAGGGGGCAGCAGAAACTCCAAacatacacaaaaaaaaaaaaaaaaaaaaaaaaaaaaaaaaaaaaagagagctTCCCAAGCGAATCAAAGGCAAACCAAGAAAAGAGCatgtgagaaagaaagaaatcagaatagaGTTGCGTACCAAGTGTAAACTCGAAAACAGGGTCGAAAACCACAAATGCAGTCACCGTCACCACCTGAATGCTGCCGGTACGCTCACAAGCAAAGACAAAACAGCAGACAAATGAAGCGATGACAAGGAAGATGCAGTAAGAAAAAGCAACGGGAGTCCACAGCCTGATATTTATAAGAGACAGCACCTCAGTATCCCAAGCGTTCAGAAAAACGCTATCATTAAACCGACACATTTGCCTAGGGAATACCCAGAGACGGCGGCTCGCCATAAAGGCTCTCCTGTCTTTTCGCCCCAGCTCGCCACGTGGCCCAGTAAGAACAAAAAGCGAACCCCGGTTTTAAGAGgcaatcattcttttttaacccgcccatttTGCTAGGGCAAAATCGACAACTTaaaaaggggggcattgtagggacccatccctgatgacacgtggcacacgtCCCCTGACGACACGTGGCACGTGTTCCTACCCGGAATACCCAcatccggattcccccaagaatacacgtggcgcgctttcctatccggaccacctccatcactcatccggcgacctttcatgtcCCACACGGATACGTTCAtcccggaccaccgccattacgcatccggcgacctttcatgttCCACCCGGATATGTTCATCCTGATCGCTGGCCAGACTAAGCgtgcctcactacgtcattctgatatcctgtcacaaatcatatcctgatacctgcagagcgaaaagacagaagtgacagctagtcacttcccgttatctctgacagccgttcgtaggatgaggatgtccctgccaccacctagtggcaatcatggtaaaccaaaaagccttccatcatttatgaaggagagagagtttctaaatggtatatatatgaaccttcgcacaaagaagaaggtaagctCCTCAATACCTAgaaaaaggccaactgtgccatctacttttatctttctttccatggctgacaaaaccgtcggaggtgtgtccggacacccccgtccggacgccttttgcaggagcAGCTGAATCAG
The sequence above is drawn from the Vitis riparia cultivar Riparia Gloire de Montpellier isolate 1030 chromosome 15, EGFV_Vit.rip_1.0, whole genome shotgun sequence genome and encodes:
- the LOC117931786 gene encoding golgin subfamily A member 6-like protein 7 translates to MEEKLKQIPSVADAGVPSALMFETVETLVSGLRGMVLQRNLLSDLLETAEYTKSFVSQRKNDEEKLRLRVEQAEASSSTAREENKVLREENEVLREKNEVLREEVAEVKSREDSMEVRLFEAEEEMALLRREVRHLRTEVSIERRQREELQLRLSTQKEELEGEFAAERGELEAEYQKQVDEMYLFGYRCCMKKHGIKRDVPSIPPGELEKLHSKPAQ